The following coding sequences lie in one Vibrio casei genomic window:
- the tnpC gene encoding IS66 family transposase, with product MNKKTLPPPPDFDSPEEAKDIIHFLWNKLAELEDRLNQNSRNSSVPSSQQPLHNKAKNTSPNRKKSGKKQGAQPGHKGHRRLLHPVEDSASVEQYLPNKICHCGGCVIPNRKPYKRHQIFDLPDISYTLVEHQIFKGECSWCGDKHQAELPESVPDVQMGSNLHSFIAIQATQHHQSIGKIQSMLKDVFQLNFSTGAISAAQGRVTEYLADTHTQIHETVKASKLIMADETSHQRNNDKRWMWAALSNNVAFFQINSGRNQHAAKRLLGEAVSHLLVTDQYSAYKYIDESKRQLCWAHILRNVIAIEESVCPENQKIGEKLALIAHSVFRCHHRYIEEKITESQYYRRLRRLRKSWLHWLKLGSYQCSKRYRGRCRNLIADDAMVWRFMDDSECPLTNNAAERVLRNYILMRKCCYVTRSYRGDQFRERMFSLIETAKLQQVSAYKWLREIVEHHMLRVDYQ from the coding sequence ATGAATAAGAAAACATTACCTCCACCGCCAGATTTCGATTCGCCTGAAGAGGCGAAAGATATCATCCACTTTTTATGGAATAAGTTGGCTGAGCTTGAAGATAGGCTAAACCAAAATAGTCGCAACTCTTCTGTGCCATCATCTCAACAACCCCTGCATAATAAAGCTAAAAATACTTCGCCGAATCGGAAGAAATCTGGAAAAAAGCAAGGAGCTCAACCAGGTCATAAAGGCCATCGCCGACTGCTTCACCCTGTTGAAGACAGTGCCTCGGTTGAGCAATACTTACCGAATAAGATATGCCACTGCGGTGGGTGTGTTATTCCAAATAGAAAACCTTATAAACGACACCAAATCTTTGACTTGCCAGATATCTCATACACGCTTGTTGAACATCAAATTTTTAAAGGCGAGTGCTCATGGTGTGGTGATAAGCATCAAGCGGAGCTTCCAGAGTCTGTGCCCGATGTTCAAATGGGGTCAAATCTACATAGTTTTATCGCAATCCAGGCGACGCAGCACCACCAAAGCATAGGTAAAATACAATCTATGTTGAAAGACGTCTTCCAGCTTAACTTCTCAACAGGTGCAATATCAGCGGCGCAAGGACGAGTCACTGAATACTTAGCCGATACTCATACTCAAATTCATGAAACAGTCAAAGCATCTAAACTGATTATGGCTGATGAGACTTCGCATCAGCGCAATAATGATAAACGCTGGATGTGGGCCGCACTCAGCAATAACGTAGCCTTTTTCCAAATTAACAGTGGAAGAAACCAACATGCTGCCAAACGACTACTTGGTGAAGCGGTTTCACACCTTTTAGTGACTGACCAATATTCTGCCTACAAATATATCGACGAATCTAAGCGCCAATTATGCTGGGCTCACATATTAAGGAACGTCATCGCTATCGAGGAAAGCGTTTGTCCTGAAAACCAAAAAATCGGAGAAAAACTCGCTTTAATCGCTCATAGCGTATTCAGGTGTCATCACCGATATATCGAAGAAAAAATTACCGAAAGCCAATATTACCGCCGACTCAGGCGATTACGAAAGAGCTGGCTTCATTGGCTCAAATTGGGTAGTTATCAATGCTCAAAACGATATCGAGGTAGATGTCGAAACCTCATCGCTGATGATGCCATGGTCTGGCGGTTTATGGACGACTCCGAGTGCCCGTTAACAAACAACGCAGCGGAGCGAGTTCTCCGTAATTACATACTGATGAGGAAGTGTTGTTACGTGACTCGCTCATATCGAGGCGACCAGTTCCGCGAACGAATGTTCTCGCTGATAGAAACAGCCAAACTTCAGCAGGTCTCTGCTTATAAATGGCTGCGTGAAATCGTCGAACATCACATGTTGAGAGTTGATTATCAGTAA